A segment of the Gemmatimonadales bacterium genome:
CCACGAGCGTGGGCCGCGACGGCGCGTAGCCTGCCGCGGACGTTTCAGGGTCGGCGTTCAAGCGACTCCCTTCCCTTGCGGCCGCCGAGCGCGAGCGCTCCGAGGCCGGCCGCTGCCTCGGTCAACGTGAGCTCCAGGCGCGAGGCGAGGCTGAGGGCCAGCGCCCCTCCGCCACCCAGGTACGGGGTCAGCAGCGCCAGAAACGTCGCCTCCCTGAAGCCGATGCCGCCGGGCGCAAACAGCGCCAGGAGGCCAACAATGTAGCCTAGGGCGAACACGCCCGCAGCGTCGGCCAGCGGCAGCACGGGCGGCAGCCCGATGCCGCGGCCGAGGGCCCAGAAGGCGAAGCCGTACACGCCCCAGCTGAGCAGGGTGAGCGCCGCGCCGGCGAATACGGCGCCCGCCGGGAGCGCGCGCCACTCGCCGGCGGCCCCGACCAGGCGCCCGACCCTGGGGAGCGCACCCTTCCACGCCAGCAGCGCCACCGTGCCGAGCCCCAGGAGCGCCGCCGCGGCCACCCGCACCGGCGAGTACGCGTGGGGCGTCGCCGCCGCGACCAGAGCCGCCGCGGTCCCGATGCCGACCGCCTGCACCGCGACCGCCGAGGCCGCCGAGGCCCAGCGCTGCACCCCTTCCCGCTCGGCGAGCACGACCATGCCGGCCACGCTCCACACCTTGCCCGGGACGTAGCGGCCGAGGTTGGCGAGGAACCAGATCCGCGCCCCGGCGGCGAACCGTAGCCGTTGTCCCCAGCCCGCCAGCAGGCGCCGCCACGATTCGATCTGCAGGGCCGAGACCAGCGCGAGGCTCACGACCGACAGCGCCAGCCAGGCCGGGCGCAGCACGAGCGTGAAATGCAGCGCGCGGAAGCTGTCCCAGTTGGCGGCGATGGTCCGGGCGACCAGGGCGACGACGACCACCGCCACGACCAGTTCCAGCGCCAGGCGCCAGCGTCTAGGCACGCCGGCCTCCCCGCGCGAGGCGCCCGAACAGCTCCTCGAAGCGCGCCGCGACGGCATCCGGCGCCAGCTGGCGCTTCAGCCGGGCGCCCAGCTCGGCGGCGAGCGGCCGCGCCGCGGGGTCGCACGCCAGCTCGTCGATCGCGCCGGCGAGCGCCTCGGCGTCGCCCGCGGGCACGACGCGGCCCGGCCCGTTGCGCGGCACGATCTCGGTCACGCCGCCCCCGTCCTCCGTGGCCACCACGGGGATGCCGAGCGCGAAGGCCTCGGCCGCGGCGAGGCCGAAGCCCTCCCCGACGCCGGTGAAGACGAACACGTCCGCGTCGCCGATCGCCTCTGGCACGCGCGACGGCTCCAGCCGGCCCGCGAAGCGCACCCGGTCCGCGATGCCGAGCGCGCCCGCCCGCGCCTCGAGCGGCCCGCGCTCCGGGCCGTCGCCGACGATCAGGAGGGAAGCCGGGCGGCCCCGGCGCCCGAACGCGGCGACGGCGTCGAGCAGCAGGTCGAGGCGCTTCTGCGTGGTCAGGCGGCCCACGGTCACGACGCCCCCGCCCCCGCGGCTGGCGCGCGAGAACCGGTCCACGTCCAGCGGCATGGGCTGCACCAGCACCACGTCGGGCGCCAGACCCGCGACCTCCGCCGCCCGCCGCGCCACGTAGGACGAGACCGCGGTCACCGCGGCGGCACCGCGCAGCACGCGCCGCGCCGCGACCCGGGCCGCCGCCGACCGGCGCAGGATCTCGGCGTCCGTGCCGTGCAGCGTCACCACGTACGGCGCGCCGCCGGCACGGGCCAGCCACGCGCTGACGCCGCCGGGGACCCACCAGTGCGCGTGCACGGCGTCCACCGGCGGCCCGGCGCGGGCGGCGGCGCGGAGGGCGCGCGCCTGGGCGGCGACCAGCGAGGCCAGCGCCGCGACGCCGGCCGGCGACCGCAGCGCGGACGCCATCGTCCCGCGGTGCGCCAGAATCTCCCGGCCGGCGGGCGCGTAGCGGACCCGCGTCACCCGGACCCCTTGCCGCTCGCCGCGCCCGCCCGCGCCCTGGTCGGCGGGCGTCACCACCTCGACCGCGTGGCCGCGGTGGACGAGCGCCACGGCGAGCCGCTCGAGGAACGCACCGGCGAGGTCGCCGTCGAACCGCGGATAGTTGTGGGTGACGCTGAGGATTCTCACGGGGGACCGGCGGCGGCGCTGGCGGTGGCGCCCGGCGGGATCACGCCTTGACGAACCGGTACACGATCGAGCGCGCGAGCAGCGCGAACATCGGGATCGGCGGGTGGAGGTACGTGCCGCCGAACCCGTCGAGGCGGAACCCGTTCATCTCGCCGAGCCGGGTCATGGTCTGGCGCGTCCACCCGTAGATGTGGCCCTGCCGGTCCGGGATGCGCAGCAGGTTCCAGACCAGCTCCTTCACGTGGTACGGGTTCGGGACCGACAGCACCAGCACGCCGCCCGGGCGCAGCACCCGGTGCATCTCCCGCAGGGCGCCGTACGGGTTGGGCACGTGCTCCAGCACCTCGATGCAGAACACGTGGTCGAACGAGGCGTCGGGGAACGGGATGCCGTCGGAGACGTCGCGGACGACGATGTCGGGGCCGGCGAACTCGGGGGTGATGTCCATCCCCTGGTAGCGGACGCCCGGCGGCAGGAAGCGCCTGAGCCCGCCGTCGCGGCAGCCGATGTCGAGCACCGCCGCGTCCGGCGCCACGCGCGCGAGCCGCGCGGCCTTGCGGAAGCGCATCCGCTCCTCGCCGGTCTTGCGCCACGCGACGCGCTGGCGGTAGAAGCCTTGCAGCTCCTCCGAGCCGGGGGCGATCCGGGTCACGGCCGCGTGCCGGCGCCGTCCGCCGGGCCGGTCGCGGACCGCTCGTCCCGGAGCCGCGCCAGCTCCCGCCTCAGCTCGCGGGTCTCCTCGCGCTGGCCCGCCATCATCTCGCCGATGAAGCCGAAGCCGAACAGGGCGATCCCCGAGATGACCAGGATCTCGATCAGGTTGAGGAGCGGCCGGAACCCGACGCCGAAGCCGAACCGGATGACGAGCGCCACGACGCCGGCCAGGAAGCCGAGCAGGAACAGCAGCGTGCCGGTGACGCCGAAGAACAGCATCGGCTTGCGGCCGTACTTGAGCTGGAACCACACCGAGACGAGGTCCATCACGCCGACCGGGATGCGGCCGATGCCGAACTTGCTGGTGCCGGCGCGGCGGGGGTGCAGCGTCACGGGGCGCTCGGCCAGCCGGAAGCCCTCGGCGCTCGCCACCACCGCGAAGAACCGGTGCCAGTCGGCGCGCGGGGGCACCGCGTCCATGATCTCCCGGCGGTACGCCTTGACGGAATTGAGGTCGGTGACGCGCACGCCGAACAGCCAGCGGCACAGCCGGTTGTAGACGCCGGAGACGAACGCCTTCTCGTAGCGCCCCTGCTTGGTGCCGGTCACCAGGTCGGCCTCGCCGGCGAGGATCGGCGCCACCAGCGAGGGGATCTCCGCCGGGAGGTACTGCAGGTCGGCGGGATAGAAGACCAGCACCTGGCCGCGCGCGGCCTGCCCCGCCGTCCGGAGCGCGTCCGCGATGCCCTGCCGGGTGCGGTGCCGCACCGAGCGGAGGAAGGCGTGCCGCGCCCCGAGCTCGGCCAGCACCCGGGGCGTGGCGTCCGCGCTGCCGTCGTCCACCACCACGACCTCGGCCGAGAACGGCGCCGCCGCCAGCGCGGCGGCCGCCTGGGCGACGAACTCCGGGAGGTTCTCCGCCTCGTCCTTGGCCGGTACCAGGACGCTCACCTGCACCGGGCCGCGGCCGTCGGCGAGGCTCATACGCGCTTGCGCATCCGGGCCGACAGGATGCCGAGCTGGTCGCGGTACTTGGCCACGGTGCGGCGCGCGATGCGCACGCCCCGCTCCCGCAGCTTCTGGACGATCTGCTGGTCGGTCAGCGGGTCGTGGGGCGTCTCGTCGCCCACCAGCTTCTGGATCTGCGCCTTGATCGCCCGCGCGCTGGCGTCCTCGCCGCTGGTGGTCGAGAGCGCGCTGGAGAAGAAGAACTTGAGTGGCAGCACGCCGCGCGGGGTCTGCACGTACTTCTCGTTGGTCACCCGGCTCACGGTGCTCTCGTGCATGTTGATCACCTCGGCCACCTCGCGGAGCGTCAGCGGCTTGAGGTGCTCGATCCCCTTCTCGAAGAAGTCGTGCTGCCGGTCCACGATGAAGTTCATCACCTTGAGCATGGTCTGCCGACGCTGCTCGATGGCCTGGATCATCCACTGCGCGCTGTTGAGGCGCTGGGTGATGAACTCGCGGTTCTCGCCGACGAACTTCTTCTTGTCCCGCGCCACCTCCTGGTAGGCGCGCGACAGGCGCAGCCGCGGGAGGTTGGTGTCGTTGAGGAACACCCGGTACTTGCCGTCGATCTTCTCGACGATCAGGTCGGGGATGATGTAGTCGCCCTCGGAGGAGCTGAACCGCAGGCCGGGCTTGGGATCGAGCTTGGCGATCTCGTCGGCGGCCGCCTGGACCTCGGCCGTGTCGAGGCCGAGGCGCTTGGCCAGGTCGCTCCAGCGGTGCGCGATCAGGTCGTCGAACGCCTCGTCGAGCAGCCGGTACGCCAGCGAGCCCGTCTCGCCCTTGTCCTTCAGCTGGAGCAACAGGCACTCGCGCAGGTCGCGCGCGCCGACCCCGGGCGGGTCGAGCGTCTGCACGACGGCGAGCACCGCCTGCGCCTCCTCCAGGGTGTACGGGGCCTGGGCGGGCGCCGCCTCGCGCTCGGCCGCGAACTCCTCCTGGAGGCCGTTGGTGGCTGCGACGATCTCCTCCAGCGTCGCGGAGAGGTACCCGTCGCCGCCGATGTTGCCGAGGAACTCCTCCACCAGCAGGCGCTGCCGGTCGGTGAGGTCCAGCAGCTGCAGCTGCTCGCGCAGGTAGCTGGTGAGGTCGCGCGTCTGCACCGACACGGGCTCGGAGAACTCGCGTTCCTCGGTGGGCGCGCGCCAGTCGCCCTGGTCGAACCCGTCGAGGAGGATGTCCTCCCAGTTGATCTCTTCCCGGTCCGCGGGCTCCGACGCCTCCTTCTTCTCGGCCAGCGTGGCGGGCGTCTCCTCCTCCTCCTCGGGCTCGAGCAGCTCGAGGAACGGATTGGCGGTCAGCTCCTGCTTGAGGTGCTGCTGCAGGTCCAGCAGCGGCATGTACAGCAGGTCCATCGCCTGGTAGAGGCGCGGATTGATGCGCAGGTCCTGCCGAAGGACCGTGTGCTGGCCGAGCGTCGTCTTCACGCGGCCGGCGACAGGCGCGCCCGCAGGCGCGCGGTGAGGGTGGGCCCGAGGTACAGCTCCGCCACCCGGTCGTCGTACACCAGGGCGCGGACGGTGCCGGAGACCTGGACCTTGCCCTCGAACATGATGTAGGCGCGGTCCACGATGTCGAGCGTCTGCTCCACGTTGTGGTCGGTGATGAGCACCCCGATGCCCTTGCGCCGCAGGCCGGCCACGATGGTCTGGATGTCGTGCACGGCGATGGGGTCCACGCCCGAGAACGGCTCGTCCAGCAGCATGAACTTGGGCCGCGTCACCAGCGCGCGGGTGATCTCCAGCCGGCGCCGCTCGCCGCCCGAGAGCGAGTAGGCCTTGCTGCGCCGCAGGTGCCGGATCGACAGCTCGTCGAGCAGGGTCTCCAGCCGGTGCATCCGCTCCTCGTGGCCGATGGGCAGCGTCTCGAGGATGGCGAGGAGGTTCTCCTCCACCGTGAGCTTGCGGAACACCGAGGGCTCCTGCGCCAGGTAGCCGATGCCCTGCCGCGCCCGCAGGTACATCGGCAGGCTGCTGATGTCCTGGCCGTCCAGCTGGATGCGGCCGGCCTCCGGCGTGATCAGGCCCACCATCATGTAGAAGGTCGTGGTCTTGCCGGCCCCGTTCGGCCCCAGCAGGCCCACGATCTCCCCCTGCCCGAGCCGGATGTCGACGTCGTCCACCACCGTGCGCCGGCTGTAGGTCTTGCGCAGGCCGAAGGCCTCGAGCAGGCTGCCCGCCGGCTCGCCCTCGACGGCCGCGGGCTGGTCGCCGGTGTCGTGCGTGACCATGCCCTGCCACGCCGTCTCGAGCAGCATCGTCCGCGCGCCCTCGCGGTCGGCGGCCAGCGTGGCCCAGGTCTCCGGATGGAACTGCACCACGGCGCTCTCGTCCCAGCCGCGGCCCGCGTCGAGGATCACCGCCTCGGTGGCGAGCCGCGGCAGCACGGACGCCGCGAGGTGGCGACGCACGTCGTCCACCGACAGCGTGCCGGGGTCGGTGAGGCCGGCGTCGCCGGCGGCGCGGCGGAGCGCGGCGAGGTAGTCCTCGCGGTAGGCGACGGCCGCGGCGCCGAACGGCGTGGTGCCGCCCTCGTCGGCGCTCCGCAGCAGCGCGGCGAGCGCCAGGCAGATCGAGGGGTCGCGGCCCCGCAGCTGGGTGAGCAGGGCTTCGCTCACGGTCGTCCCCGTCCGGGCGGTCGCGCCGGGCCCGCGGGCGGCGGCGGCGCCGGCGTCGCGGGTGCGCCCGTGTCCGGGGCGGCGCCGGGCGCGCCGGCCCGCGCACGCGTGGTGTCGGCCGCCGGGCTGCGGGTGCTGTCGGCGCGCGCCCGGGTCGTGTCGCGGGGCGGCGGCAGCGGCTCCAGGTACACGCCGTCCGCCGTCCCGACGATGTCCACGGTCTGGACCTTCGAGTGCGCGGCCGTGGCGATGTCGATGCGGCGTCCCCGCGAGTAGTTCACGCCCTTCCGGCCCCGCGCCGCCGAGGTGTCGGCGGCCTCCACGTGGTACAGCGCCCGGGCGGACCCGAACGCGGTCATGTGCTGCAGCTCGGAGGTGGGCCGGGTGGCGGCGCTGTCGCGGACGACGGCGAAGTCCGCCCGCAGCGTGTCCCCGGTGATCCAGTCCTCGTCGGCCCGCACCAGCGCCGCGCCGCGCCGCGCCGTGGTATCGCGCGCCGTGGTGTCGCGGGCGGTGGTGTCGCGGGCCGTGGTGTCCTCCCGCACCGTCGTGTCGCGGGTCGTGGTCCGCGCGTGGCCGTAGGCCCACACCAGCCGCAGCAGCTGGGCGGGCATGTGGATGTCCAGGGAGTCGGCGACGATGGTGTGGAGGCCGGACACCGCATCGGGCCGCTGCCGCCGCCCCCACGCCTCGACCAGCTGGACCTTGCCGCTATCGAGGGTCATGTCGATGGTGTCGGCCTTGAGGCGCCAGTCGGTGCCCCGGGCATTCGCCTGGCCCGCGGAGATCACGCGCCGGATCTCGTGCGAGGGCGTGAGCCGGAACGTGATCCGGTTGCCGTCGAGGTGGTAGGCGTCGTTGCCGGTCCCGTTCACCTGCGGCTGGCCCAGCAGCGCGCCGACGGCGTGCCCGAGGTCGAGCTCGGCCGAGTCGCCCCGGGCCGCCAGGTCGGACCGGTCGATGGTCACGTTGCCGCCGCCCCACATCTGGTCGTTGCCGCGCATCCGCGAGCGGTCGGCCACGACCACGAACGGCTCGGCACTGTCCGGCCGCGTGCCGCTGGGCGCGGAGTAGAAGTGCATCGTGGGCCGCCCGCGGGCGTAGGTCTCGACCGTGTCGCGGAGCGGCGGCGCGGCCCGGTAGTAGTCCAGGTTCGGGCCGCGCAGGTCCGAGCCCGTGTGCAGGTTCTTGGTGTAGACGTTGCCCTCCGCGTACAGCCGTTCCTGCCTCAGGTAGTACGTCACCTTGTCCGCGTTCAGGATCGAGGTGCTGTCCTCGAACCGGACGTGGCGCATCAGGTACAGGAGGTCGTTCCCGGGATACCACGCCACGGAGTCGGCGTACATCCGGGTCGGCTGCTCGCGGCAGTGGGCCCACACGCCCCCGCCGGCGAAGGTGTCGTAGGCGCCGTTGTCGAGGTGGAACTGGCTGTGCCGGCTCGAGTCGATCTGGACGTTGCAGGTCGAGCCGGCCGGACCCTGCTGCGCCCGCGCCGGCGCGGCCACGAGGGCCAGGGCGATCACCAGGCAGGGCCGCATGCTAGCGCGCCGGCATGACGAGCTGCCCCGCCGTGCCCTTCGCGTGCTGGGTGCTGCAGTTGATGAACGACGGGTCGCAGACGAAGCCCACGCCCTCGAAATGCTGCGTCCCCTTGTCGGCGACGTACGGCCGGTCTGTCCGGACCTCGTTCTTGGTCGGATCGTACTCGAGGTAGGACGTGTGCAGCCGCGCCTGGTCCGCCAGGCGGACCACCAGCACCGAGTCCCGGGCCCACATCTGGTTGGTGCGGGTGAAGTACGCGCCGGTCCTGCCGGTGAGCACGGACTCGGCCTCGCCCTGCTCCGAGTAGAACGTCACCTTCACGTGGACCAGGTCCACCCGCCCGCTCGCCTCGTACATGAACGCGGTGTCGGCCTGGAGGAAGGCCTGCTTCACGCCCTCCTTGGTCAGGTACTGGGTCAGGCCCCACATCGTCTGGTCCGCGCTGTCGGCGGCCGTGCCCGTGGCCGCCACGTTGCGGTCGGTGCCGCCGCACGCCGCGACCAGCACCGCCGCCAGCGCGCCCGCGCACCACCGGGCCCGGCGCCAGACGCCGCGGCTCATCCCGCCCCCGCCCGCAGCAGGTCGTGGAGGTGGACGATGCCGAGCAGCAGGCCGTCGTCGTCCACCACCGGCATCGCCATGATGCCGTGCTGCTCGAGGCGGTTCACGGCGGAGCTCCCCAGCTCGTCGGGCTTGGCGAGCTTGGGGGTGCGGGTCATCACCTCGCTCACGGGCACGTCCAGGAAGTCGGGCCGGCGCTCCATCAGCCGGGTGAGGTCGCCGGCCGTCACCACGCCGGCCACGCCGCGCCGGTCGTCCACCACGACCACCGTGCCCCGCCGCTCGGCCAGCAACAGCACGCACTGCCGCATGCTGGCGTCGGCTCCGAGCGTGGGGAGGTTCTGGGTCACCATCACGTCCCGCACCAGCAGCAGGAGCCGCCGCCCGAGCGCGCCGCCCGGATGCAGCCGGGCGAAGTCCTCCTCCTTGAACCCCTTGGCCTCGAAGACGGCGACGGCGAGGGCGTCGCCGAGCGCCAGGGCCACGGTGGTGCTGGTGGTGGGCGCGAGATCGAGCGGGCACGCCTCCTCGGCGATCGAGGCGTCGAGCGTCACGTCCGCGTGGTGCGCCAGGGTCGACTCCGGCCCGCCGGTGATGGCGACGATCGGCACGCCGAGGCGCTTGAGGAACCCGACCAGCGGGAACAGCTCGTCCGTCTCGCCGCTCTTGGAGAGCAGGATCGCCACGTCGTCGCGCCCGACGATCCCGAGATCGCCGTGCACGCTGTCCACCGCGTGGAGGTAGGTCGCCGGGGAGCCGGTCGAGGTGAGCGTGGCGGCGATCTTGCGCGCGATCACGCCCGACTTGCCGACGCCCGACACCACGATGCGGCCCCGGCACCCCACCACCAGCCGTACGGCGTCCGCGAACCGCCCGTCGAGCCGCTGGGCCAGGGCCGCCACCGCGCCCGCCTCCTGGACCAGCACCTGGCGGCCCCGCTCCAGCGCGTGGCCGGCCGCGTCAGCGTGCTGCGACATCGCCCCGCTCCCGGAGATAGGTGCGCACCGCGTCGGCCCACACGCCGCGGGCCTGCAGGAAGGCCTCGGCGAACTCGCGGACGGCGCCGCGCCCCCCGGCCGCCGCGGTGGTGTACCGCGCCGCCTCCTTCGCCTCGCGGCACGCGTTGGCGACCGCGACCGGGAGGCCGACGCGCCTGAGGAGCGGCAGGTCCGGGAGGTCGTCGCCGATGAAGCAGGCCTCCTCCCAGCGGGTCTGGCGCCTCGCCAGGATGGCCTCGAATGCCGCGAGCTTGCGGGCCCCGGCGTCGGCCGCGAAATCGTCCACCTCGAGCTCCTCGGCGCGCAGCCGGGCGGCATCGCCCGCGCGCCCGGTCACGATCGCGACCACCAGGCCCGCGACCCGGAGCAGGTGCACGCCGAGGCCGTCCTGGATGTCGAAGCGCTTCAGCTCGACCGGCTGGCCCCCGGCGCTCCCGATGTACAGCCCGCCGTCGGTCATGGTGCCGTCGACGTCGAAGCCGACGAGCCGCACGCGCCGGGCGATGCCCGGCTCAATCATGCGGCCTCCCTCCCCGGGCGGTGTGCCAGACGTCCAGGGCCCGGGACACGATCCGGTCGAGGTCGGCGAGCGGAATCATGTTCGGCCCGTCCGACGGGGCGTGGTCCGGGTCCG
Coding sequences within it:
- the lptC gene encoding LPS export ABC transporter periplasmic protein LptC, which gives rise to MSRGVWRRARWCAGALAAVLVAACGGTDRNVAATGTAADSADQTMWGLTQYLTKEGVKQAFLQADTAFMYEASGRVDLVHVKVTFYSEQGEAESVLTGRTGAYFTRTNQMWARDSVLVVRLADQARLHTSYLEYDPTKNEVRTDRPYVADKGTQHFEGVGFVCDPSFINCSTQHAKGTAGQLVMPAR
- a CDS encoding glycosyltransferase family 2 protein yields the protein MSLADGRGPVQVSVLVPAKDEAENLPEFVAQAAAALAAAPFSAEVVVVDDGSADATPRVLAELGARHAFLRSVRHRTRQGIADALRTAGQAARGQVLVFYPADLQYLPAEIPSLVAPILAGEADLVTGTKQGRYEKAFVSGVYNRLCRWLFGVRVTDLNSVKAYRREIMDAVPPRADWHRFFAVVASAEGFRLAERPVTLHPRRAGTSKFGIGRIPVGVMDLVSVWFQLKYGRKPMLFFGVTGTLLFLLGFLAGVVALVIRFGFGVGFRPLLNLIEILVISGIALFGFGFIGEMMAGQREETRELRRELARLRDERSATGPADGAGTRP
- a CDS encoding glycosyltransferase family 4 protein, whose amino-acid sequence is MRILSVTHNYPRFDGDLAGAFLERLAVALVHRGHAVEVVTPADQGAGGRGERQGVRVTRVRYAPAGREILAHRGTMASALRSPAGVAALASLVAAQARALRAAARAGPPVDAVHAHWWVPGGVSAWLARAGGAPYVVTLHGTDAEILRRSAAARVAARRVLRGAAAVTAVSSYVARRAAEVAGLAPDVVLVQPMPLDVDRFSRASRGGGGVVTVGRLTTQKRLDLLLDAVAAFGRRGRPASLLIVGDGPERGPLEARAGALGIADRVRFAGRLEPSRVPEAIGDADVFVFTGVGEGFGLAAAEAFALGIPVVATEDGGGVTEIVPRNGPGRVVPAGDAEALAGAIDELACDPAARPLAAELGARLKRQLAPDAVAARFEELFGRLARGGRRA
- a CDS encoding lysylphosphatidylglycerol synthase domain-containing protein, whose product is MPRRWRLALELVVAVVVVALVARTIAANWDSFRALHFTLVLRPAWLALSVVSLALVSALQIESWRRLLAGWGQRLRFAAGARIWFLANLGRYVPGKVWSVAGMVVLAEREGVQRWASAASAVAVQAVGIGTAAALVAAATPHAYSPVRVAAAALLGLGTVALLAWKGALPRVGRLVGAAGEWRALPAGAVFAGAALTLLSWGVYGFAFWALGRGIGLPPVLPLADAAGVFALGYIVGLLALFAPGGIGFREATFLALLTPYLGGGGALALSLASRLELTLTEAAAGLGALALGGRKGRESLERRP
- a CDS encoding class I SAM-dependent methyltransferase — translated: MTRIAPGSEELQGFYRQRVAWRKTGEERMRFRKAARLARVAPDAAVLDIGCRDGGLRRFLPPGVRYQGMDITPEFAGPDIVVRDVSDGIPFPDASFDHVFCIEVLEHVPNPYGALREMHRVLRPGGVLVLSVPNPYHVKELVWNLLRIPDRQGHIYGWTRQTMTRLGEMNGFRLDGFGGTYLHPPIPMFALLARSIVYRFVKA
- a CDS encoding HAD hydrolase family protein, which produces MIEPGIARRVRLVGFDVDGTMTDGGLYIGSAGGQPVELKRFDIQDGLGVHLLRVAGLVVAIVTGRAGDAARLRAEELEVDDFAADAGARKLAAFEAILARRQTRWEEACFIGDDLPDLPLLRRVGLPVAVANACREAKEAARYTTAAAGGRGAVREFAEAFLQARGVWADAVRTYLRERGDVAAR
- the rpoN gene encoding RNA polymerase factor sigma-54, producing MKTTLGQHTVLRQDLRINPRLYQAMDLLYMPLLDLQQHLKQELTANPFLELLEPEEEEETPATLAEKKEASEPADREEINWEDILLDGFDQGDWRAPTEEREFSEPVSVQTRDLTSYLREQLQLLDLTDRQRLLVEEFLGNIGGDGYLSATLEEIVAATNGLQEEFAAEREAAPAQAPYTLEEAQAVLAVVQTLDPPGVGARDLRECLLLQLKDKGETGSLAYRLLDEAFDDLIAHRWSDLAKRLGLDTAEVQAAADEIAKLDPKPGLRFSSSEGDYIIPDLIVEKIDGKYRVFLNDTNLPRLRLSRAYQEVARDKKKFVGENREFITQRLNSAQWMIQAIEQRRQTMLKVMNFIVDRQHDFFEKGIEHLKPLTLREVAEVINMHESTVSRVTNEKYVQTPRGVLPLKFFFSSALSTTSGEDASARAIKAQIQKLVGDETPHDPLTDQQIVQKLRERGVRIARRTVAKYRDQLGILSARMRKRV
- a CDS encoding KpsF/GutQ family sugar-phosphate isomerase, which codes for MSQHADAAGHALERGRQVLVQEAGAVAALAQRLDGRFADAVRLVVGCRGRIVVSGVGKSGVIARKIAATLTSTGSPATYLHAVDSVHGDLGIVGRDDVAILLSKSGETDELFPLVGFLKRLGVPIVAITGGPESTLAHHADVTLDASIAEEACPLDLAPTTSTTVALALGDALAVAVFEAKGFKEEDFARLHPGGALGRRLLLLVRDVMVTQNLPTLGADASMRQCVLLLAERRGTVVVVDDRRGVAGVVTAGDLTRLMERRPDFLDVPVSEVMTRTPKLAKPDELGSSAVNRLEQHGIMAMPVVDDDGLLLGIVHLHDLLRAGAG
- the lptB gene encoding LPS export ABC transporter ATP-binding protein, with the translated sequence MSEALLTQLRGRDPSICLALAALLRSADEGGTTPFGAAAVAYREDYLAALRRAAGDAGLTDPGTLSVDDVRRHLAASVLPRLATEAVILDAGRGWDESAVVQFHPETWATLAADREGARTMLLETAWQGMVTHDTGDQPAAVEGEPAGSLLEAFGLRKTYSRRTVVDDVDIRLGQGEIVGLLGPNGAGKTTTFYMMVGLITPEAGRIQLDGQDISSLPMYLRARQGIGYLAQEPSVFRKLTVEENLLAILETLPIGHEERMHRLETLLDELSIRHLRRSKAYSLSGGERRRLEITRALVTRPKFMLLDEPFSGVDPIAVHDIQTIVAGLRRKGIGVLITDHNVEQTLDIVDRAYIMFEGKVQVSGTVRALVYDDRVAELYLGPTLTARLRARLSPAA